One window from the genome of Salvia splendens isolate huo1 chromosome 9, SspV2, whole genome shotgun sequence encodes:
- the LOC121747570 gene encoding uncharacterized protein LOC121747570 isoform X1, protein MRGNSTTALAGFNSSEVYHVRSCLYSCSSLKVLTLRSCNLEFCGNAQWNQLECLKIITTDVINQMLSGTPQLKVFYLSYVDKGGNLSIQSTSLKELYIQKFILAREDFLVVSELRICTPNLETLEIKGVPYKKYSLTDVSSLTRAVFGLLLFCHIMLTRFSNPLSQILPSVQHAENVTLSDCCTKVVDAMKMKCTRSAFPNVKSLELKCCYKQVVVTLEIFPQLERLVIENTSKMTPSRSSLRQFSLMSSPSSSVEDN, encoded by the exons ATGCGGGGCAATTCTACAACAGCCTTAGCTGGTTTTAATAGTAGTGAAGTTTACCATGTCCGATCATGCCTCTACTCATGCTCATCCCTAAAAGTGTTAACACTCCGATCTTGTAACTTGGAGTTTTGTGGAAATGCGCAGTGGAATCAACTCGAGTGTTTAAAGATTATTACTACAGATGTGATTAACCAAATGTTGTCTGGTACTCCTCAGTTGAAAGTCTTTTACTTGAGTTATGTTGACAAAGGTGGAAACTTGAGTATCCAATCTACTAGTTTGAAAGAGCTGTATATTCAAAAGTTCATTTTGGCCCGTGAAGATTTTCTTGTGGTTTCAGAGCTGAGAATCTGTACCCCGAATCTTGAAACATTAGAAATTAAAGGAGTTCCATATAAGAAGTATTCACTGACGGATGTCTCATCTTTGACACGTGCAGTTTTTGGTTTGCTGTTGTTTTGCCATATTATGCTGACCAGGTTTTCGAACCCATTGAGTCAAATTCTTCCAAGCGTTCAACATGCAGAAAACGTCACGTTATCAGACTGTTGCACCAAG GTGGTTGATGCTATGAAAATGAAATGTACGCGCTCAGCTTTTCCGAATGTCAAATCCCTAGAACTTAAATGTTGTTACAAACAAGTAGTAGTGACTCTTGAGATCTTCCCTCAGTTGGAGAGATTAGTCATTGAAAACACCTCAAAGATGACACCGAGTCGCTCAAGTTTGAGGCAATTCTCCCTCATGAGCAGTCCTTCTTCTTCGGTTGAGGACAATTGA
- the LOC121747570 gene encoding uncharacterized protein LOC121747570 isoform X2, whose product MRGNSTTALAGFNSSEVYHVRSCLYSCSSLKVLTLRSCNLEFCGNAQWNQLECLKIITTDVINQMLSVFGLLLFCHIMLTRFSNPLSQILPSVQHAENVTLSDCCTKVVDAMKMKCTRSAFPNVKSLELKCCYKQVVVTLEIFPQLERLVIENTSKMTPSRSSLRQFSLMSSPSSSVEDN is encoded by the exons ATGCGGGGCAATTCTACAACAGCCTTAGCTGGTTTTAATAGTAGTGAAGTTTACCATGTCCGATCATGCCTCTACTCATGCTCATCCCTAAAAGTGTTAACACTCCGATCTTGTAACTTGGAGTTTTGTGGAAATGCGCAGTGGAATCAACTCGAGTGTTTAAAGATTATTACTACAGATGTGATTAACCAAATGTTGTCTG TTTTTGGTTTGCTGTTGTTTTGCCATATTATGCTGACCAGGTTTTCGAACCCATTGAGTCAAATTCTTCCAAGCGTTCAACATGCAGAAAACGTCACGTTATCAGACTGTTGCACCAAG GTGGTTGATGCTATGAAAATGAAATGTACGCGCTCAGCTTTTCCGAATGTCAAATCCCTAGAACTTAAATGTTGTTACAAACAAGTAGTAGTGACTCTTGAGATCTTCCCTCAGTTGGAGAGATTAGTCATTGAAAACACCTCAAAGATGACACCGAGTCGCTCAAGTTTGAGGCAATTCTCCCTCATGAGCAGTCCTTCTTCTTCGGTTGAGGACAATTGA
- the LOC121746987 gene encoding elongation of fatty acids protein 3-like: MSTLYATAHYWLVDHPTISQYEWIPIQSPGSTPLFLFATVATYLTLTLLLSLHPLPPPPFLRLITAFHSLLLCLLSLLMAVACTLSSIHQSPTPTWPICFPANHTPPRGPTFFWAHVFYFSKIAELFDTLLILLSGARGRRRLTLLHVYHHAAVVVVCRAWVSERQSLFPVALVTNAAVHVLMYGYYLLCAIGIRPRWKRVVTDLQILQFVFSFAVSVWMLRIHFGAGPGCEGIRVWCLNAVFNASLLALFADFHVNNYAKRKRLAEDEDNKKIS, from the coding sequence ATGTCCACTCTCTACGCCACCGCCCACTACTGGCTGGTCGACCACCCCACCATCAGCCAATATGAATGGATCCCCATCCAATCCCCTGGCTCCACTCCTCTCTTCCTCTTCGCCACCGTGGCCACCTACCTCACCCTCACCCTCCTCCTCTCCCTCCACCCCCTCCCCCCACCCCCCTTCCTCCGCCTCATCACCGCCTTCCACAGCCTTCTCCTCTGCCTCCTCTCCCTCCTCATGGCCGTCGCCTGcaccctctcctccatccaccAGTCCCCCACCCCGACCTGGCCCATCTGCTTCCCAGCCAACCACACCCCGCCACGTGGCCCAACCTTCTTCTGGGCCCACGTCTTCTACTTCTCCAAAATCGCCGAGCTCTTCGACACGCTCCTCATCCTCCTCAGCGGCGCCCGCGGGAGGAGGCGCCTGACGCTCCTCCACGTGTACCACCACGCGGCCGTGGTGGTGGTGTGCCGCGCATGGGTGTCGGAGCGGCAGTCGCTGTTCCCCGTGGCGCTCGTGACCAACGCGGCGGTGCACGTGCTCATGTACGGGTACTACCTGCTCTGCGCGATTGGGATAAGGCCGCGGTGGAAGCGTGTGGTGACGGACCTGCAGATCCTGCAGTTCGTCTTCAGCTTCGCGGTGTCGGTTTGGATGCTCCGGATCCACTTCGGGGCCGGGCCGGGTTGCGAGGGGATCCGGGTGTGGTGCCTCAATGCGGTTTTTAATGCCTCGCTTTTGGCGTTGTTCGCTGACTTTCATGTCAACAATTATGCCAAGAGAAAGAGATTAGCTGAGGATGAGGATAATAAGAAGATATCGTGA
- the LOC121749760 gene encoding ubiquitin carboxyl-terminal hydrolase 24-like isoform X1, translating into MTHNQVLVFGSFTEDEIRSMQCQPQKNDTQIIFGSLDLETLRSVGIFSTKLTEFHSPNGSDRSVPDNAPKKTLRSDSVSIPVSEAAVLEENGRASVVSDSAHNFSIKSTTELPGINGHASRGSSENAVLHDSGNVIKHVNSTWSTYKVSNWPNPVRKSFLPRGLVNLGNLCFLNATLQALLSCTPFLELLHELRNRDIPEIGYPTLRAFVDFISDFDMLTDSVEKRIENNTLQTGIPFRPIMFDSILKSFTPDIPDNLSGRPRQEDAQEFLSFVMHQMHDELLKLDGQVPNGNGKTASLVSSTDDESEDDSWETVGSRNKTTITRTQSFLPSKLSSIFGGQLKSVVKAEGNKASATIQPFILLHLNICPESICTVDDALKLFSEPETLEGYRISAAGKAEVVTASKSVKILELSEIMVLHLMRFSYGSQGSTKLHKTVRFPLELLVGHELLASSTEAKRYELVATITHHGRDPSKGHYTADALHPNGTWLRYDDASVTPIPKSKVLHDQAYVLFYKQV; encoded by the exons ATGACTCATAATCAG GTGTTGGTTTTTGGATCATTTACTGAAGATGAGATCAGATCCATGCAGTGCCAGCCTCAAAAGAATGATACACAGATAATATTTGGTTCTTTGGATTTGGAAACTTTAAGATCCGTAGGAATTTTCAGTACAAAATTGACTGAGTTTCATTCACCTAATGGATCTGACCGTTCAGTACCTGATAATGCACCAAAAAAAACGTTGCGTAGCGACAGTGTAAGTATTCCAGTGTCAGAAGCTGCTGTGTTGGAAGAGAATGGGCGTGCATCAGTAGTTTCTGATAGTGCACACAATTTTTCTATAAAGTCAACCACCGAGCTGCCTGGTATCAATGGACATGCATCACGAGGTTCCTCAGAAAATGCTGTTTTACACGATTCGGGAAATGTCATTAAGCATGTAAACTCCACATGGAGCACTTACAAGGTTTCAAATTGGCCAAATCCTGTTCGTAAGAGTTTTTTGCCTCGAGGTTTAGTCAACTTGGGGAACCTTTGCTTTCTCAATGCCACTCTGCAGGCTCTACTGTCATGCACTCCATTTCTGGAGCTGCTGCATGAGCTAAGAAATCGTGATATACCAGAG ATTGGTTATCCAACATTGCGTGCATTTGTTGATTTCATTTCTGACTTCGACATGCTCACTGACTCAGTTGAAAAGAGGATTGAGAATAATACTCTTCAAACTGGAATACCATTTCGGCCTATCATGTTTGACTCCATATTGAAGAGTTTCACTCCTGATATTCCTGATAACTTATCTGGCAGGCCTAG ACAAGAAGACGCGCAGGAATTCCTAAGTTTTGTCATGCATCAGATGCATGATGAATTGCTTAAACTTGATGGGCAAGTTccaaacggaaatggaaaaactgCATCTTTAGTCTCTTCGACTGATGATGAAAGTGAGGATGACAGCTGGGAGACTGTTGGTTCAAGGAATAAAACTACAATAACAAGAACCCAGAGTTTTCTACCCTCAAAGTTGAGTTCCATTTTCGGTGGTCAATTAAAAAGTGTGGTGAAGGCAGAAG GGAACAAGGCCTCTGCTACCATACAGCCATTTATCCTGCTCCACCTTAATATTTGTCCCGAGTCTATCTGTACAGTAGATGATGCACTTAAACTGTTTTCTGAACCAGAAACACTTGAAGGGTATAGAATATCAGCAGCTGGAAAG GCTGAGGTGGTTACTGCCAGCAAATCAGTTAAGATTTTGGAGCTTTCCGAAATTATGGTATTACATTTGATGCGCTTTAGCTACGGAAGCCAAGGAAGCACCAAATTGCACAAAACAGTGCGTTTTCCTTTGGAGCTGCTTGTTGGCCATGAATTGCTTGCATCTTCAACTGAG GCTAAAAGATATGAACTGGTAGCTACGATCACTCATCATGGAAGGGATCCTTCAAAGGGACACTACACTGCAGACGCACTTCACCCTAATGGTACATGGCTGCGCTATGATGATGCCTCCGTCACACCCATTCCTAAAAGCAAGGTGCTGCACGACCAGGCGTATGTTCTCTTCTACAAACAAGTGTAG
- the LOC121749760 gene encoding ubiquitin carboxyl-terminal hydrolase 24-like isoform X2, whose product MVLVFGSFTEDEIRSMQCQPQKNDTQIIFGSLDLETLRSVGIFSTKLTEFHSPNGSDRSVPDNAPKKTLRSDSVSIPVSEAAVLEENGRASVVSDSAHNFSIKSTTELPGINGHASRGSSENAVLHDSGNVIKHVNSTWSTYKVSNWPNPVRKSFLPRGLVNLGNLCFLNATLQALLSCTPFLELLHELRNRDIPEIGYPTLRAFVDFISDFDMLTDSVEKRIENNTLQTGIPFRPIMFDSILKSFTPDIPDNLSGRPRQEDAQEFLSFVMHQMHDELLKLDGQVPNGNGKTASLVSSTDDESEDDSWETVGSRNKTTITRTQSFLPSKLSSIFGGQLKSVVKAEGNKASATIQPFILLHLNICPESICTVDDALKLFSEPETLEGYRISAAGKAEVVTASKSVKILELSEIMVLHLMRFSYGSQGSTKLHKTVRFPLELLVGHELLASSTEAKRYELVATITHHGRDPSKGHYTADALHPNGTWLRYDDASVTPIPKSKVLHDQAYVLFYKQV is encoded by the exons ATG GTGTTGGTTTTTGGATCATTTACTGAAGATGAGATCAGATCCATGCAGTGCCAGCCTCAAAAGAATGATACACAGATAATATTTGGTTCTTTGGATTTGGAAACTTTAAGATCCGTAGGAATTTTCAGTACAAAATTGACTGAGTTTCATTCACCTAATGGATCTGACCGTTCAGTACCTGATAATGCACCAAAAAAAACGTTGCGTAGCGACAGTGTAAGTATTCCAGTGTCAGAAGCTGCTGTGTTGGAAGAGAATGGGCGTGCATCAGTAGTTTCTGATAGTGCACACAATTTTTCTATAAAGTCAACCACCGAGCTGCCTGGTATCAATGGACATGCATCACGAGGTTCCTCAGAAAATGCTGTTTTACACGATTCGGGAAATGTCATTAAGCATGTAAACTCCACATGGAGCACTTACAAGGTTTCAAATTGGCCAAATCCTGTTCGTAAGAGTTTTTTGCCTCGAGGTTTAGTCAACTTGGGGAACCTTTGCTTTCTCAATGCCACTCTGCAGGCTCTACTGTCATGCACTCCATTTCTGGAGCTGCTGCATGAGCTAAGAAATCGTGATATACCAGAG ATTGGTTATCCAACATTGCGTGCATTTGTTGATTTCATTTCTGACTTCGACATGCTCACTGACTCAGTTGAAAAGAGGATTGAGAATAATACTCTTCAAACTGGAATACCATTTCGGCCTATCATGTTTGACTCCATATTGAAGAGTTTCACTCCTGATATTCCTGATAACTTATCTGGCAGGCCTAG ACAAGAAGACGCGCAGGAATTCCTAAGTTTTGTCATGCATCAGATGCATGATGAATTGCTTAAACTTGATGGGCAAGTTccaaacggaaatggaaaaactgCATCTTTAGTCTCTTCGACTGATGATGAAAGTGAGGATGACAGCTGGGAGACTGTTGGTTCAAGGAATAAAACTACAATAACAAGAACCCAGAGTTTTCTACCCTCAAAGTTGAGTTCCATTTTCGGTGGTCAATTAAAAAGTGTGGTGAAGGCAGAAG GGAACAAGGCCTCTGCTACCATACAGCCATTTATCCTGCTCCACCTTAATATTTGTCCCGAGTCTATCTGTACAGTAGATGATGCACTTAAACTGTTTTCTGAACCAGAAACACTTGAAGGGTATAGAATATCAGCAGCTGGAAAG GCTGAGGTGGTTACTGCCAGCAAATCAGTTAAGATTTTGGAGCTTTCCGAAATTATGGTATTACATTTGATGCGCTTTAGCTACGGAAGCCAAGGAAGCACCAAATTGCACAAAACAGTGCGTTTTCCTTTGGAGCTGCTTGTTGGCCATGAATTGCTTGCATCTTCAACTGAG GCTAAAAGATATGAACTGGTAGCTACGATCACTCATCATGGAAGGGATCCTTCAAAGGGACACTACACTGCAGACGCACTTCACCCTAATGGTACATGGCTGCGCTATGATGATGCCTCCGTCACACCCATTCCTAAAAGCAAGGTGCTGCACGACCAGGCGTATGTTCTCTTCTACAAACAAGTGTAG
- the LOC121749760 gene encoding ubiquitin carboxyl-terminal hydrolase 24-like isoform X3 has translation MQCQPQKNDTQIIFGSLDLETLRSVGIFSTKLTEFHSPNGSDRSVPDNAPKKTLRSDSVSIPVSEAAVLEENGRASVVSDSAHNFSIKSTTELPGINGHASRGSSENAVLHDSGNVIKHVNSTWSTYKVSNWPNPVRKSFLPRGLVNLGNLCFLNATLQALLSCTPFLELLHELRNRDIPEIGYPTLRAFVDFISDFDMLTDSVEKRIENNTLQTGIPFRPIMFDSILKSFTPDIPDNLSGRPRQEDAQEFLSFVMHQMHDELLKLDGQVPNGNGKTASLVSSTDDESEDDSWETVGSRNKTTITRTQSFLPSKLSSIFGGQLKSVVKAEGNKASATIQPFILLHLNICPESICTVDDALKLFSEPETLEGYRISAAGKAEVVTASKSVKILELSEIMVLHLMRFSYGSQGSTKLHKTVRFPLELLVGHELLASSTEAKRYELVATITHHGRDPSKGHYTADALHPNGTWLRYDDASVTPIPKSKVLHDQAYVLFYKQV, from the exons ATGCAGTGCCAGCCTCAAAAGAATGATACACAGATAATATTTGGTTCTTTGGATTTGGAAACTTTAAGATCCGTAGGAATTTTCAGTACAAAATTGACTGAGTTTCATTCACCTAATGGATCTGACCGTTCAGTACCTGATAATGCACCAAAAAAAACGTTGCGTAGCGACAGTGTAAGTATTCCAGTGTCAGAAGCTGCTGTGTTGGAAGAGAATGGGCGTGCATCAGTAGTTTCTGATAGTGCACACAATTTTTCTATAAAGTCAACCACCGAGCTGCCTGGTATCAATGGACATGCATCACGAGGTTCCTCAGAAAATGCTGTTTTACACGATTCGGGAAATGTCATTAAGCATGTAAACTCCACATGGAGCACTTACAAGGTTTCAAATTGGCCAAATCCTGTTCGTAAGAGTTTTTTGCCTCGAGGTTTAGTCAACTTGGGGAACCTTTGCTTTCTCAATGCCACTCTGCAGGCTCTACTGTCATGCACTCCATTTCTGGAGCTGCTGCATGAGCTAAGAAATCGTGATATACCAGAG ATTGGTTATCCAACATTGCGTGCATTTGTTGATTTCATTTCTGACTTCGACATGCTCACTGACTCAGTTGAAAAGAGGATTGAGAATAATACTCTTCAAACTGGAATACCATTTCGGCCTATCATGTTTGACTCCATATTGAAGAGTTTCACTCCTGATATTCCTGATAACTTATCTGGCAGGCCTAG ACAAGAAGACGCGCAGGAATTCCTAAGTTTTGTCATGCATCAGATGCATGATGAATTGCTTAAACTTGATGGGCAAGTTccaaacggaaatggaaaaactgCATCTTTAGTCTCTTCGACTGATGATGAAAGTGAGGATGACAGCTGGGAGACTGTTGGTTCAAGGAATAAAACTACAATAACAAGAACCCAGAGTTTTCTACCCTCAAAGTTGAGTTCCATTTTCGGTGGTCAATTAAAAAGTGTGGTGAAGGCAGAAG GGAACAAGGCCTCTGCTACCATACAGCCATTTATCCTGCTCCACCTTAATATTTGTCCCGAGTCTATCTGTACAGTAGATGATGCACTTAAACTGTTTTCTGAACCAGAAACACTTGAAGGGTATAGAATATCAGCAGCTGGAAAG GCTGAGGTGGTTACTGCCAGCAAATCAGTTAAGATTTTGGAGCTTTCCGAAATTATGGTATTACATTTGATGCGCTTTAGCTACGGAAGCCAAGGAAGCACCAAATTGCACAAAACAGTGCGTTTTCCTTTGGAGCTGCTTGTTGGCCATGAATTGCTTGCATCTTCAACTGAG GCTAAAAGATATGAACTGGTAGCTACGATCACTCATCATGGAAGGGATCCTTCAAAGGGACACTACACTGCAGACGCACTTCACCCTAATGGTACATGGCTGCGCTATGATGATGCCTCCGTCACACCCATTCCTAAAAGCAAGGTGCTGCACGACCAGGCGTATGTTCTCTTCTACAAACAAGTGTAG
- the LOC121746873 gene encoding homeobox-DDT domain protein RLT2-like produces the protein MREGSCEMQHEDDKSLSEKNKKRIVKTQAQVQALENFYNEHKYPSESMKIQLAESIGLTEKQVSGWFCHRRLKDKKSINGENHATLKQDRSSGVIQDRGSGHRQDSCGSTKQGDGKNLDIREVESGRLNSKEFSAADLTYEHESHHAGNYNRTNDDSSGSSSSLRNVPPNYQNVDPSDAATSRYLIPKFPSDMKGVKTRPGPSGYLKVKGRLENPAITAVKRQLGNNYREDGPPLGVEFDPLPPGAFESSMQEPLDGNYHTGEDVCGVPDLMNVGQNSKFCKGSEYTSRMASLNSDIDGMNVKTRSGSDIPESHIYRNSRIKTSFSNSGSYYPRSNSSVEFTEGTVGDRPGIGSRDEYGSRRRPGFEVTTMDIVPRYPNMQAFDGKVREKRAESWSQKYNHVSARVAFGENTENENSDLTARRNGYHDSVDKGLRREVIKDDRIYAKRRMMNEHQMMVPIKNDLIGIKRLREEFPHQQPPKATLMVDTTPQNYQVIRSATEMPSSFSEDDESGGTSSSVD, from the exons ATGAGAGAAG GATCATGTGAGATGCAGCATGAAGATGATAAATCTCTTTCAGAGAAGAACAAGAAAAGGATCGTGAAGACACAAGCTCAGGTTCAAGCATTAGAAAACTTTTACAATG AGCATAAATATCCTTCAGAGTCGATGAAAATACAACTTGCGGAGTCCATAGGTTTGACAGAGAAGCAAGTTTCTGGATGGTTTTGCCATAGGAGGTTAAAGGATAAGAAATCAATCAATGGAGAAAACCATGCTACTTTAAAACAAGATCGGTCAAGCGGAGTTATTCAAGACCGTGGCAGCGGGCATAGGCAAGACTCATGTGGTAGCACAAAACAGGGGGATGGTAAGAATCTTGATATCAGGGAAGTAGAAAGTGGAAGATTGAATTCAAAAGAATTCTCTGCTGCAGACCTTACGTATGAGCATGAGAGTCACCATGCCGGAAACTACAATCGTACAAACGATGATTCTTCAGGAAGTAGTAGTTCATTGCGGAATGTCCCTCCTAATTACCAAAACGTGGATCCCTCTGACGCTGCTACTTCTAGGTACCTAATACCAAAATTTCCATCTGATATGAAGGGTGTAAAAACTAGGCCTGGCCCATCAGGTTACTTAAAAGTGAAGGGACGACTGGAAAATCCTGCTATAACTGCAGTCAAGAGGCAGCTGGGAAATAATTATCGAGAGGATGGTCCTCCTCTTGGTGTTGAATTTGATCCACTTCCTCCTGGTGCATTTGAATCCTCAATGCAGGAGCCGCTTGATG GAAATTACCACACTGGAGAAGATGTCTGTGGCGTACCAGATCTCATGAATGTTGGCCAGAATTCCAAGTTTTGCAAG GGATCTGAATACACATCCAGAATGGCTTCGTTGAACTCTGACATTGATGGAATGAATGTCAAAACTAGGAGTGGCTCTGATATTCCGGAGAGCCACATTTACCGAAATTCCAGAATAAAGACATCTTTCTCCAACAGTGGTTCCTATTATCCGAGGAGTAACTCTTCAGTGGAATTTACAGAAGGAACCGTCGGAGATAGACCAGGCATTGGGAGTAGAGATGAGTATGGTTCAAGGCGAAGACCTGGTTTTGAAGTTACAACAATGGATATAGTTCCAAGATATCCAAATATGCAAGCTTTTGATGGCAAAGTGAGAGAGAAACGAGCAGAGTCTTGGTCTCAAAAATATAATCATGTGAGTGCAAGGGTTGCCTTTGGAGAAAATACTGAAAATGAGAATTCTGACTTGACCGCAAGAAGAAATGGTTACCACGATTCTGTAGACAAAGGGCTCCGCAGAGAAGTTATTAAG GATGATAGAATAtatgccaaacggaggatgatgAATGAACATCAAATGATGGTCCCCATCAAGAATGATCTTATT GGTATAAAAAGATTAAGGGAAGAATTTCCACATCAACAACCCCCAAAAGCAACATTGATGGTAGATACAACACCACAGAACTATCAAGTCATAAG GTCTGCAACAGAGATGCCATCAAGTTTTAGCGAAGATGACGAAAGTGGTGGAACCAGTTCTTCAGTGGATTGA